One Plasmodium cynomolgi strain B DNA, chromosome 2, whole genome shotgun sequence genomic window carries:
- a CDS encoding hypothetical protein (putative) has protein sequence MDEGARKKTAKANNQIRLAEVHELRALVIEEYEEYLKLVRNAECQQQKLQQNWAKFHLFYEQNGLTTFGHNARKKKKKKKKKHPGRENKQNEKEKKKKKKTHPEYSSPTTHCAHYENYQSIEDDLKIIKRRERQSNCYYFKANNNNDNSKHFILHILKDIPLAVELYINIKIEAINKIKNNILTDMDHFCKTRMNKIILLILLCEVKLNNLYIRQKDVSQGENKVDIRLTGNIIRLCHSVIQE, from the coding sequence ATGGACGAGGGCGCCAGGAAGAAGACGGCGAAAGCGAACAACCAAATAAGGCTAGCGGAGGTGCACGAACTGAGGGCACTTGTGATTGAGGAGTACGAGGAATACCTCAAGTTGGTGAGGAATGCCGAATGCCAACAGCAAAAGTTGCAGCAAAACTGGGCCAAgtttcaccttttttacGAGCAAAATGGGTTGACCACGTTTGGGCATAACGcacggaagaagaagaagaagaagaagaagaagcacccggggagggaaaacaaacaaaacgaaaaggaaaaaaaaaaaaaaaaaaaaactcatccCGAATATTCCTCCCCCACCACTCACTGCGCACATTACGAGAATTACCAATCCATCGAAGacgatttaaaaataattaaacggAGAGAAAGGCAAAGCAACTGCTACTATTTCAAGGCAAATAACAACAACGACAATAGCAAACATTTCATcctacatattttaaaagatattCCTCTCGCGGTGGAATTgtacataaacataaaaatcgAGGCaatcaataaaataaaaaataatatactcACAGATATGgatcatttttgcaaaaccagaatgaacaaaattattctGCTCATCCTCCTGTGTGAAGTCAAATTAAATAATCTGTACATTCGCCAAAAGGACGTTAGCCAGGGAGAAAATAAGGTGGACATTCGCTTAACAGGAAATATAATTCGCCTTTGTCATAGCGTTATACAAGAG
- a CDS encoding hypothetical protein (putative): MENTKETRADTVKAHLEAIDQCKEKKEKYVKCFNNWYKNNFLKGDLTQACDDYYEDYQICVLNDLNKKGLGHLTNLPKGK, from the exons ATGGAGAACACTAAGGAGACAAGAGCGGACACGGTGAAGGCACATTTAGaagcg ATTGATCAgtgcaaggaaaaaaaggagaagtatgtaaaatgttttaataactggtataaaaataatttcctcaAGGGTGACCTAACACAAGCGTGCGATGACTACTATGAGGACTATCAAATTTGTGTGCTG AACGATCTTAATAAGAAAGGGTTGGGGCACCTGACGAATTTGCCGAAGGGGAAGTGA
- a CDS encoding hypothetical protein (putative) — translation MKENLECVNNIESAEIEKEKKQKQKEKKKEKQKDKEKEKEKEKENQKQIQNQNQKQNQKQNQNQNQNQNQNQNQNQKQKQNQKQKQKDKQKEGKAKNDDLCPNDESRTPKKCEPVKNSKPGNKGTNLKNKKNVHKESRRNDGDEDVEDDNNEGNSGNHNDSNSGNNNDSNNDSNTYSNEVGRRELIEKSNTFTVVGKGKREPKSRCDDGKESKGSSTYGGATPSGTVSGTGSGTGSAIGSAIGSAIGTAKGVQKANAHSQKAGKKKKEMNKENQKANAKTNAPEKKNGTTNATNTNTNINSNELAKDKMNAHKKGAKETNGNENGIHSNSAAEGKITSSTATNGENNGKKKNATEQKNKANSKKGAKKNKQKNENYLQNTWVFLFDKENRKYYEQYVNGLVSLETFNTIEKFYKNYKYMKSPSSIKEYYNIYLFKHNYKPIYEEYSNGFICIIKNDHCFRDNVADLIWEKMVLLAIGEEFNLVDLSGIQLCIRENEIFFKIWMKNYSHYIKNILTKRVSELLDLPPNTSIITKILSNVYYNRKNANLKDKNEKGKKTYNKNNKPIEYPASRKDFFKLKNYGTMLAPPNYGIGNYNFYKNNLDMNLYYLYNQQAIPNHPYMYYPLNMYSQQYSNGYPDFMYDYNLGYPMEGFNNNLIENEMHAENNFGSNQLNGVTNSEKKNKFDYVTKNKDYRKHFAYPNNTNENFEDSKSSTCI, via the exons atgaaagaaAATCTCGAATGCGTTAACAACATCGAATCAGctgaaattgaaaaagaaaaaaaacaaaaacaaaaagaaaaaaagaaagaaaaacagaaagataaagagaaagaaaaagagaaggagaaagagaaTCAGAAGCAGATCCAGAACCAGAATCAGAAGCAGAATCAGAAGCAGAACCAAAACCAGAACCAGAACCAGAACCAGAATCAGAATCAGAatcagaagcagaagcagaaccAGAAGCAGAAACAAAAGGATAAGCAGAAGGAAGGTAAAGCCAAAAATGATGATTTGTGTCCCAATGACGAAAGTAGGACACCCAAAAAATGCGAGCCTGTGAAGAATAGTAAGCCGGGCAATAAGGGAACCaacttgaaaaataaaaaaaacgtccaCAAGGAGAGTCGCAGGAACGATGGCGACGAGGACGTCGAAGACGATAATAATGAGGGCAACAGTGGCAACCATAATGATAGCAACAGTGGCAACAATAATGATAGCAACAATGACAGCAACACTTACAGCAACGAAGTTGGTAGGCGTGAACTAATCGAGAAAAGCAACACGTTCACCGTGGtggggaaagggaaaagggaacCAAAGAGTAGGTGTGACGACGGGAAAGAATCCAAGGGGAGTAGCACGTACGGGGGAGCCACCCCTAGTGGAACAGTTAGCGGCACGGGTAGCGGAACAGGAAGCGCAATCGGAAGCGCGATAGGAAGCGCGATCGGAACCGCCAAAGGTGTGCAGAAGGCAAATGCGCATAGCCAAAaggcagggaaaaaaaaaaaagaaatgaacaaggaaaatcaaaaagCTAACGCCAAAACAAATGCGcccgagaaaaaaaacggaacgACGAATGCCACAAACACAAACACAAACATAAACAGCAACGAACTTGCGAAAGATAAAATGAATGCTCACAAGAAAGGTGCCAAGGAGACCAATGGTAATGAAAACGGCATACATAGCAACAGCGCCGCTGAAGGAAAGATAACGAGCAGTACCGCcacaaatggagaaaacaacgggaagaaaaaaaacgccacaGAACAAAAGAACAAGGCGAATTCTAAGAAGGGCGCgaagaagaacaaacaaaag AACGAGAACTACCTGCAGAATACCTGGGTGTTTTTATTCGACAAGGAAAACAGGAAGTACTACGAGCAGTACGTGAATGGGCTGGTATCTCTGGAAACGTTTAATACGATTGAGAAGTTTTACAA GAACTACAAGTACATGAAATCCCCATCGTCCATTAAGGAGTACTACAACATCTACCTGTTTAAGCACAACTACAAGCCCATTTACGAG GAATACTCGAACGGATTCATTTGCATCATAAAAAACGACCACTGCTTTAGGGACAACGTTGCCGATTtgatttgggaaaaaatg GTCCTCCTGGCCATCGGAGAAGAATTCAATTTGGTCGACCTGTCAGGAATACAACTGTGCATAAGGGaaaacgaaatttttttcaaaatttggaTGAAGAACTACTCACACTATATAAAGAACATTctaac GAAACGAGTAAGCGAATTGCTGGACCTGCCACCCAATACATCCATAATAACCAAGATCCTCTCC AATGTATACTACAATAGGAAGAATGCAAATttgaaggacaaaaatgagaaagggaaaaagacgTACAATAAGAATAACAAGCCCATTGAATACCCAGCCTCAAGGAAGGACTTCTTCAAACTTAAGAACTACGGAACGATGTTAGCGCCCCCGAACTATGGTATAG GAAATTACAACTTTTACAAGAACAACTTGGACATGAATCTGTACTACCTGTATAACCAGCAAGCCATCCCGAACCACCCCTATATGTATTATCCCCTAAATATGTACAGCCAACAGTACAGTAATGGGTACCCCGATTTTATGTATGACTATAATTTGGGGTACCCCATGGAAGgctttaataataatttgataGAAAACGAAATGCATGCAGAAAACAATTTTGGCAGTAATCAACTAAACGGAGTAACCAATtccgagaaaaaaaataaatttgattATGTAACGAAGAACAAAGATTATAGGAAGCATTTTGCTTATCCAAACAATAcgaatgaaaattttgaagataGCAAAAGCAGCACGTGTATATAG